In the genome of Deinococcus sp. QL22, one region contains:
- a CDS encoding helix-turn-helix domain-containing protein, giving the protein MARVQKNPLRPLTEEERTMLERLSRSHHTAVIVVGRAKTLLAVSTGGPYTEAARLCGRRSGEGVARLVSRFNQHGLTALQTRPGGRPPVVYGSAERNRILDTARRPPDREQDGTATWSLVTLQRVLRREPGLERVSTFTILGV; this is encoded by the coding sequence ATGGCTCGTGTCCAGAAGAACCCGCTGCGTCCCCTGACCGAAGAGGAGCGCACGATGTTGGAGCGATTGAGCCGGTCGCATCACACGGCCGTGATCGTCGTGGGTCGGGCGAAGACGTTGCTCGCCGTTTCGACGGGTGGGCCGTATACCGAAGCGGCTCGGCTGTGCGGGCGTCGATCCGGTGAAGGGGTCGCGCGTCTGGTCTCCCGCTTCAATCAACATGGGTTAACCGCACTCCAAACCCGTCCAGGTGGGCGTCCTCCAGTCGTCTACGGTTCCGCTGAACGGAACCGCATCTTAGACACAGCACGCCGTCCCCCAGATCGGGAGCAAGACGGCACGGCGACCTGGTCTCTGGTGACTCTGCAGCGAGTGCTGCGCCGTGAACCCGGGCTCGAACGCGTGAGTACCTTTACCATCTTGGGGGTCTGA
- a CDS encoding transposase, producing the protein MWALDEAGPYQAIPQPGSSWQPQGQPTRLPHEYVRGGTAKLLTLFHPASGQVRVRGVTSCEGAVLHPWMRQTLSEVLQSLPVATPLPPADNRAAWARWQEGLSVKFTLLDLLPPLRMVLVLDNLVGHKTPELVCWFMAQGIMPLYTPVAGSWLNMAESIQRILVRRALSGQYPTSPAQIIQWLEATARGWNARPTPFV; encoded by the coding sequence GTGTGGGCCCTAGATGAAGCTGGCCCCTATCAGGCCATTCCTCAGCCTGGGAGCAGCTGGCAACCCCAAGGGCAACCCACGCGTCTCCCACACGAGTATGTCCGGGGTGGGACAGCCAAGTTGCTGACCCTCTTTCATCCGGCCAGCGGTCAGGTTCGTGTCCGTGGGGTGACCAGCTGCGAGGGCGCCGTGCTCCACCCTTGGATGAGACAGACCCTCTCTGAAGTGCTCCAATCCCTACCGGTGGCAACACCGTTGCCACCAGCAGACAACCGTGCCGCTTGGGCCAGGTGGCAGGAAGGACTGAGTGTCAAATTCACGCTGCTTGATCTTCTACCGCCTCTTCGAATGGTGCTGGTGTTGGACAATCTGGTGGGCCACAAGACACCAGAACTGGTGTGCTGGTTCATGGCGCAGGGCATCATGCCGCTCTATACCCCTGTGGCGGGGAGCTGGCTGAATATGGCGGAGTCCATCCAGCGCATCTTGGTTCGTCGGGCGTTGAGCGGCCAATATCCAACCAGTCCGGCACAGATCATTCAATGGTTGGAGGCAACTGCGAGAGGATGGAATGCACGCCCGACCCCGTTTGTATAG
- a CDS encoding helix-turn-helix transcriptional regulator: MTVATREVQLTDMLEALTDPVRVQLLRVLREGHEHCKDLPDYLGIHVSDLTKQMDLPQPTVSRHLARLRQVGLVRVERRAQWMYYTATRP; encoded by the coding sequence ATGACAGTGGCCACCCGTGAGGTACAACTCACCGACATGCTCGAAGCGCTCACCGATCCGGTTCGCGTCCAATTGCTCCGGGTGCTGCGCGAGGGCCATGAACATTGCAAAGACCTGCCCGATTATCTGGGCATTCACGTCAGTGACCTGACCAAACAGATGGATTTGCCGCAGCCCACCGTCTCCCGACATCTGGCCCGTCTGCGGCAGGTCGGCCTGGTGCGTGTCGAGCGGCGCGCACAGTGGATGTACTACACCGCGACGAGGCCGTGA
- a CDS encoding alpha-amylase family glycosyl hydrolase, whose protein sequence is MSTSPSVSQPWWQTAVVYQVYPRSFQDSGQDGVGDLPGLIQRLDYLAWLGVDALWISPFYPSPMEDFGYDITDYCGVDPLFGTLADFDALVARAHALGLRIILDFVPNHTSWQHPWFQAAHSSREHPQRDWYLWQDPSPSGGPPNNWRSVTGRSAWTLDAKSGQCYLHSFLPQQPDLNWRHPAVRAALFDAMRFWLKRGVDGLRVDMVDFLVKDELLRDEPDPEYVFPEAQYHLNRPETLDLLLELRAVTDEFPDRVLIGEIVPHLPVAQVLPYYGPAGERLHLPFNFALLDAAFTAPGLRRVIGAYDGALPPHAWPNYTLGNHDQPRLASRFGSAGARLAALLLLTLRGTPFLYYGDELGLPDTPVPGTQMQDPWEQVQPGAGRDPERAPMPWDASLTGGFSPAPPWLPLAPGHEHLSVETQRQDPASLLCLYRELLRLRRSHPALLQGEFQWHANSPDDVLAYIRAGTEPVLIALNFSQHPQHLDLPAGNWHSLVSTVTQDFPNSERSLTLRPFEGRLLGRATPE, encoded by the coding sequence GTGTCTACTTCCCCTTCTGTTTCTCAACCCTGGTGGCAGACCGCCGTGGTGTATCAGGTTTATCCTCGTTCGTTTCAGGACTCTGGGCAAGACGGCGTGGGCGATCTGCCGGGGCTGATCCAGCGGCTGGACTACCTGGCCTGGCTGGGGGTGGATGCTCTGTGGATTTCTCCGTTCTACCCTTCTCCAATGGAGGATTTCGGGTACGACATTACCGATTACTGCGGCGTTGATCCTTTGTTCGGGACGCTGGCCGACTTCGATGCCCTGGTGGCCCGCGCCCACGCCTTGGGGTTACGGATCATCCTCGATTTTGTCCCAAATCACACGTCCTGGCAGCACCCGTGGTTCCAGGCGGCGCATTCCTCGCGTGAGCATCCCCAACGGGACTGGTACTTATGGCAGGATCCCAGTCCGTCTGGCGGCCCCCCCAACAATTGGCGGAGCGTGACGGGCCGCTCCGCGTGGACGCTGGATGCAAAGAGTGGCCAGTGCTACCTGCATTCCTTCCTGCCGCAGCAACCGGATCTCAACTGGCGGCATCCGGCGGTCAGGGCCGCACTCTTTGACGCCATGCGCTTCTGGCTGAAGCGGGGCGTGGACGGACTGCGGGTGGACATGGTGGATTTCCTGGTCAAGGATGAGTTGCTCCGCGATGAGCCTGATCCTGAGTACGTGTTTCCAGAGGCTCAATATCACCTGAATCGCCCCGAAACGCTGGACTTACTGCTGGAACTGCGTGCTGTGACCGACGAGTTTCCAGACCGGGTACTGATCGGCGAGATCGTGCCGCACTTGCCTGTGGCACAGGTGCTGCCGTATTACGGCCCAGCAGGCGAGCGGCTGCACCTGCCCTTCAACTTCGCCCTGCTGGACGCGGCGTTCACAGCTCCGGGCCTGCGGCGCGTGATCGGGGCGTATGACGGCGCGCTGCCGCCACACGCCTGGCCCAATTACACCCTGGGCAACCATGACCAGCCGCGTCTGGCCTCGCGCTTTGGGTCTGCGGGGGCGCGGCTGGCCGCCCTGCTGTTGCTGACCCTGCGGGGAACACCCTTCCTATATTACGGCGACGAGTTGGGGCTGCCCGACACCCCGGTGCCTGGCACCCAGATGCAAGACCCCTGGGAACAGGTGCAGCCCGGCGCAGGCCGGGACCCGGAACGCGCCCCAATGCCGTGGGACGCCAGTCTCACGGGCGGTTTCAGTCCGGCCCCGCCGTGGTTACCACTGGCACCGGGCCACGAACACTTGAGTGTGGAGACGCAGCGGCAAGACCCGGCGTCGCTGCTGTGCCTGTACCGGGAGTTGCTGAGGTTGCGCCGCAGCCACCCGGCGCTGCTCCAAGGCGAGTTTCAATGGCATGCCAACAGTCCAGATGATGTGCTGGCGTACATCCGCGCGGGCACTGAGCCTGTGCTGATTGCCCTGAACTTCAGCCAACATCCGCAGCACCTTGATCTGCCCGCAGGCAACTGGCATTCACTCGTGTCTACTGTGACCCAAGACTTTCCGAACTCCGAGAGATCACTGACCCTGCGCCCGTTCGAGGGGCGGCTGCTGGGCCGGGCTACGCCGGAATGA
- a CDS encoding DUF4158 domain-containing protein, whose protein sequence is MLGPSQEANRLSLAPMFKAFQQERRFPYNTTDVPSVVVDYVSRQIERSRQPVRHLHWRGRFNSTYRSLIQEFLSFRNLVETDVTAFVAWLCEHVLPREERSLKTRFVSWP, encoded by the coding sequence GTGCTCGGGCCGAGTCAGGAGGCCAACCGCCTGAGTCTGGCGCCAATGTTCAAAGCCTTCCAGCAGGAGAGGCGCTTCCCTTACAACACCACCGATGTACCCAGCGTTGTGGTGGACTACGTGTCCCGGCAGATTGAACGTTCACGCCAACCTGTACGCCACCTACACTGGCGGGGCCGTTTCAACAGCACCTACCGCAGCCTGATCCAGGAGTTCCTAAGCTTTCGGAATCTTGTGGAGACCGACGTAACAGCCTTTGTCGCCTGGCTCTGCGAGCACGTGCTGCCTAGAGAGGAGCGGAGCCTCAAGACGCGGTTCGTGAGCTGGCCCTGA
- a CDS encoding transposase, which yields MFALGLDIGKDSLYAHLRLNDDLEQSLPDLPNTPTGFGRLLHWAQQHDVTPTELHVVMEATGVYWEQCANFLFGAGCIVSVVNPTSIKYFARATLKRGKTDRMDAAVIALYGAIMRPKPWSPPSTALQELKQLVRERTALCEALTQDQNRLHASERRQHESQTVVALLKTRIALFKQQILELETAIRALICSDDLLREPFELLTSVPGFGLLTAASVLAETDGFAVLETGKQIAAHAGIAPAPFQSGTSVHGRGRISKTGNAHLRRSAYLAALSVTRNKGHLGDFYRRLRANGKPPKVALIALGHKLLRTGLAVVRSGKPFSETYVKPASHQV from the coding sequence ATGTTTGCCCTCGGCCTGGACATCGGAAAAGACTCTCTCTACGCACATTTACGGCTCAACGACGACCTGGAACAGTCACTCCCTGACCTTCCGAACACGCCCACTGGATTCGGGCGCCTGCTGCACTGGGCCCAACAACATGACGTGACGCCAACGGAGCTGCACGTGGTGATGGAGGCCACCGGCGTGTACTGGGAGCAGTGCGCGAACTTCCTATTCGGTGCTGGCTGCATCGTCAGTGTGGTGAACCCCACCAGCATCAAGTACTTCGCCCGCGCCACACTCAAACGGGGCAAGACAGACCGCATGGACGCAGCGGTCATTGCCTTGTACGGCGCCATCATGCGGCCGAAACCTTGGTCACCGCCGAGCACCGCATTGCAGGAACTCAAGCAACTCGTTCGTGAACGCACGGCGTTGTGTGAAGCGCTGACTCAGGATCAGAATCGCCTGCACGCCTCAGAACGCCGGCAGCATGAAAGCCAGACGGTTGTGGCATTGCTGAAGACTCGCATTGCCTTGTTCAAGCAACAGATCTTGGAGCTCGAAACGGCCATCCGAGCACTCATTTGTTCCGATGACCTGTTGCGCGAGCCCTTTGAGTTGCTGACCAGCGTTCCTGGGTTCGGCTTGCTCACTGCGGCGTCTGTACTGGCGGAAACAGATGGGTTTGCCGTGCTGGAGACCGGCAAGCAGATAGCAGCTCACGCTGGCATCGCTCCAGCGCCGTTTCAGTCGGGTACAAGTGTCCATGGCCGAGGGCGCATTTCAAAAACCGGGAATGCTCACCTAAGGCGTTCGGCGTACCTTGCGGCCTTGAGTGTCACACGTAACAAAGGGCATCTGGGTGACTTCTATCGTCGTCTGCGAGCTAATGGAAAGCCGCCCAAGGTGGCGTTGATCGCGCTTGGCCACAAATTGTTACGGACAGGACTGGCCGTCGTGAGATCAGGGAAGCCATTCAGCGAAACGTACGTGAAACCAGCTTCACACCAGGTGTGA
- a CDS encoding isocitrate lyase/phosphoenolpyruvate mutase family protein — MNADIEARYGNTPEEVALTASEFIAAGAVGLNLEDATGRPGDPLYSLEEQGRRLTAARQAIDHSGVPVFLNARIDTYLQGVGTSEQERLEETLRRGRTDIQAGVHGLFIPLVTDTALIRILAETLPVPLNVMAFPGSPAPRDMLNAGASRVSFGQSLMLASLGLIARIAQELREQGQSQVMADYFLGFNEADSLFRLSKVPEQ; from the coding sequence GTGAATGCCGATATTGAGGCGAGATACGGCAACACGCCCGAAGAGGTCGCGCTCACCGCCAGCGAATTCATCGCAGCGGGTGCAGTGGGGTTGAATCTGGAAGACGCGACAGGACGGCCAGGCGACCCGCTCTATTCGCTTGAAGAGCAAGGCCGACGACTAACTGCCGCGCGTCAAGCCATCGACCATTCGGGGGTGCCGGTGTTCCTGAACGCGCGTATCGACACCTACCTGCAAGGGGTTGGGACGTCCGAACAGGAGCGTCTCGAAGAAACGCTGAGGCGTGGACGGACGGACATCCAGGCAGGCGTACACGGACTGTTTATTCCATTGGTCACCGATACGGCACTCATCCGAATACTGGCTGAAACCCTGCCGGTGCCACTCAATGTCATGGCCTTTCCTGGCTCGCCTGCCCCTCGGGACATGCTGAACGCAGGCGCTTCACGCGTGAGTTTTGGGCAGAGCCTGATGTTGGCCTCGCTCGGCCTGATCGCTCGAATTGCACAGGAATTGCGTGAACAGGGCCAGTCCCAGGTGATGGCGGATTATTTCCTCGGCTTCAATGAAGCGGATTCCCTGTTCCGTCTATCGAAGGTGCCGGAACAGTAA
- a CDS encoding isocitrate lyase/phosphoenolpyruvate mutase family protein: protein MNQYDAAQAFHSLHQQGFILPNAWDAGSARVLKQAGFPAIGTTSAGIAYATGRVDGQNLTREDMRREVQAIIETVSVPVFSSRQLRFYAVPVDDFRKTEVLTALET from the coding sequence ATGAACCAATATGACGCCGCTCAAGCTTTTCATTCGCTGCACCAGCAGGGATTCATTCTTCCCAACGCATGGGATGCGGGAAGCGCCAGAGTTCTTAAACAGGCGGGGTTCCCCGCAATTGGCACAACCAGTGCTGGAATTGCTTACGCCACAGGGCGGGTGGATGGACAAAATCTGACCCGGGAAGACATGCGCCGTGAGGTGCAAGCGATCATCGAGACCGTCAGCGTTCCGGTGTTCAGTAGCCGACAACTTAGGTTTTACGCTGTCCCAGTCGATGATTTTCGCAAAACTGAGGTTTTGACTGCGCTGGAGACGTGA
- a CDS encoding DNA-3-methyladenine glycosylase 2, which produces MMLSLSRDTMLSRMQAADPAYDGRFITGVLSTGIYCLPSCRARKPLPHNVEFFDSPNTAQAAGLRPCLRCRPDDFYAGIYAEEERLSRVTSLDTNTIRNVEALAQRSGIPPKQLCELLRRGLHLTPVDWLNRQRIAQAKSLLLISNEPVVQIASRVGFESLSAFNEQFRRLCAMTPTMFKHLRTSAQFELLLPLDYPVRAMLHDLGRDPQSTTCRVVGTVCCVGLRLSSGAMAVSIEFTEGRAMVLANRSADPLELHTALLRLLGLHSSPANFISMARERPEFSRLIQGREGLRVPLTATLFDGVIWSILGQQISFKAACTLRRRLYEQVGELVAPDLYAPLTPESLLRLIPADLVRLDLTKARANTLVHLAQLIQSGVLNLEELARGPVSRMVRTLLGLPGIGVWSSQYILLRVFGVQDALPVGDSALATALQQFYRLEERPDSEQVTQLMSVFQPYRSLATFHLWHGLNHPSSQENG; this is translated from the coding sequence ATGATGCTCTCGCTCTCTCGTGACACGATGCTCAGCCGGATGCAGGCGGCTGATCCCGCGTATGATGGGCGATTCATCACCGGGGTCCTGAGCACCGGGATCTATTGCCTCCCTTCATGTCGTGCCCGCAAACCCCTACCTCACAATGTCGAATTCTTCGACTCACCCAATACGGCTCAGGCGGCAGGATTGCGCCCCTGCCTGCGATGCCGGCCTGACGATTTCTATGCGGGGATCTATGCCGAGGAAGAACGGCTGTCCCGGGTCACCTCTCTCGATACCAATACGATCAGAAATGTTGAGGCTCTGGCACAACGATCAGGCATCCCACCCAAGCAGCTCTGCGAGCTGCTTCGACGAGGTTTGCACCTCACGCCGGTGGATTGGCTGAACCGTCAACGAATCGCCCAGGCAAAGTCCCTGCTGCTCATCTCGAATGAGCCCGTCGTGCAGATTGCCTCCCGGGTAGGATTTGAAAGTCTATCCGCCTTCAATGAACAGTTTCGCCGCCTGTGCGCTATGACCCCCACGATGTTCAAACATCTCAGGACTTCGGCTCAATTTGAACTGCTGCTCCCGCTTGATTATCCAGTTCGCGCCATGCTGCATGATCTGGGGCGCGACCCGCAGAGCACCACTTGCCGCGTTGTGGGCACCGTGTGCTGTGTAGGTCTGCGGCTGAGTTCAGGAGCCATGGCCGTCAGCATTGAGTTTACTGAGGGGCGTGCCATGGTATTAGCAAACCGGAGCGCCGATCCACTGGAGCTGCATACCGCCTTGCTCAGGCTGCTCGGACTGCACAGCAGTCCGGCCAACTTTATTAGCATGGCGCGCGAACGGCCTGAATTTTCTCGACTCATTCAGGGTCGGGAAGGGCTCCGTGTCCCCTTGACCGCCACACTGTTCGACGGCGTAATCTGGTCCATTCTGGGACAGCAGATCAGCTTTAAGGCCGCCTGTACCTTACGCCGGAGGCTGTACGAGCAAGTTGGTGAGCTGGTCGCTCCTGACCTCTATGCCCCGCTCACACCAGAAAGCCTGCTGCGTCTGATACCTGCTGATCTAGTGAGGCTGGATTTGACGAAAGCGCGCGCCAACACCCTCGTACACCTGGCACAGCTGATCCAAAGCGGAGTGCTTAATCTTGAAGAGCTGGCTCGTGGTCCGGTCAGCCGAATGGTGCGAACGTTGTTGGGGTTGCCCGGAATCGGGGTGTGGTCAAGCCAATACATCCTCTTGCGGGTTTTCGGTGTCCAAGACGCGCTGCCGGTGGGGGACAGTGCGCTGGCAACTGCCTTACAGCAGTTTTATCGCCTTGAGGAACGACCGGATTCGGAGCAGGTCACACAGCTCATGAGTGTCTTCCAACCATATCGCAGCCTCGCCACCTTCCACCTCTGGCACGGGCTCAACCACCCATCTTCGCAGGAGAACGGATGA
- a CDS encoding VOC family protein, whose translation MSSQRLPVALDHCVIHVTDWTRSNAFYVEVMGAELIPMGGGHVYRFGTQQLNVHGPGVHVDQKARIPVLPGGSDLCFRWDGPIEDAVRHLQSCGVALETDVVQRRGGQGEGQSVYFRDPDGSLLEFISYHSGAS comes from the coding sequence ATGAGCTCACAGCGCCTGCCTGTCGCCTTAGACCATTGCGTCATTCATGTGACCGATTGGACGCGGTCTAACGCTTTTTACGTGGAGGTGATGGGCGCAGAACTCATCCCTATGGGTGGCGGGCACGTGTACCGCTTCGGGACGCAACAATTGAACGTGCATGGTCCGGGCGTGCACGTGGACCAGAAAGCCCGCATTCCCGTGTTACCGGGAGGATCAGATCTCTGCTTCCGGTGGGATGGACCGATTGAGGATGCAGTGCGGCACCTGCAGAGCTGTGGCGTGGCCCTGGAGACCGATGTCGTGCAGCGGCGTGGGGGTCAGGGAGAGGGCCAGAGCGTGTACTTCCGTGATCCGGATGGCTCCCTGCTGGAATTCATTAGCTATCACTCAGGAGCATCCTGA
- a CDS encoding GNAT family N-acetyltransferase, whose protein sequence is MTPTIRLATEQDIPPLLPRMRALAEFEHYLDVFAVDEHVLREQDFRKDPPDFCALVAEQGDDLVGMLVFYLVPFTATAKPTLYIKELYVTETARGKQIGEGLMRAAAREAAARGCGSVRWTVANWNVAGQRFYERLGAQANPVWIDYGLSGAALAALAEPTTELTE, encoded by the coding sequence GTGACCCCAACCATCCGCCTGGCAACCGAACAGGACATTCCACCCCTGCTGCCCCGGATGCGGGCGCTGGCCGAATTTGAGCACTACCTTGACGTCTTTGCAGTGGATGAACATGTCCTGCGGGAGCAGGACTTCCGCAAAGATCCGCCTGACTTCTGTGCCCTCGTGGCTGAACAGGGGGATGACCTGGTGGGGATGCTGGTGTTTTACCTGGTGCCTTTCACAGCAACCGCTAAACCCACGCTGTACATCAAAGAGCTGTACGTGACGGAGACCGCCCGTGGGAAGCAGATCGGAGAGGGGCTGATGCGTGCCGCCGCCCGAGAAGCCGCCGCACGGGGTTGTGGCTCGGTGCGCTGGACTGTGGCCAACTGGAATGTCGCTGGGCAACGGTTTTACGAACGATTGGGTGCTCAGGCCAATCCTGTGTGGATCGACTATGGGCTGAGTGGCGCTGCTCTGGCTGCTTTGGCTGAACCGACCACCGAGCTGACGGAGTGA
- a CDS encoding GntR family transcriptional regulator — MTNHLPVRLRESTVDLPLSLERAGSLPKAPQLVAQLRAAILSGQVQPGTRLPSTRTLAQVLGISRGAVVTAYDDLLAAGCVWTKA, encoded by the coding sequence ATGACAAACCATTTACCCGTTCGGCTCCGGGAGAGTACGGTGGATCTGCCCTTGTCCTTGGAGCGGGCTGGAAGCCTGCCGAAAGCACCACAGTTGGTGGCGCAGCTGCGCGCCGCGATTTTGAGTGGGCAGGTCCAGCCGGGCACTCGCCTCCCCAGTACCCGCACGCTGGCCCAGGTGCTGGGCATCAGCCGGGGAGCCGTCGTTACGGCTTACGACGATCTGTTGGCGGCGGGCTGCGTTTGGACCAAAGCCTGA
- a CDS encoding branched-chain amino acid ABC transporter substrate-binding protein, whose amino-acid sequence MMNRIALLALSALLLGSAGAQTTLRIATISPLSGPQSDMGLQLKNGAQLAVNEYKAQFTKLGFNLQLVAYDDQADPATGTAAARKIVSDKSVLAVVGTLNSGVAIPVSSVLASSHVAMVSPLNTANEVTDRGLKNVNRIVARVDAQGPAAASFMIKNFKVKKVYVLNDKTTFGEGLADEVAKALKAGGVQVLANEGTEEKSDFSSIVAKIKLQRPDAIYFGGMYSQAGVFARQLREVGMTTPIVGGDGFDSTELLTIAGPGAERIYFTTIAAPPAMLPAAMKLAAQYQKAFGRPLQGFGIFSYDATKVALQGLLSAIRSQKNKLPSREQVEQAMRNVKVTGLISGSVSFNSIGDRKEVKLYILQVKNKTFELETTINVVSGRP is encoded by the coding sequence ATGATGAACCGTATTGCTCTGCTTGCCTTGTCCGCTCTCCTGCTCGGCTCGGCGGGTGCCCAGACCACCCTCAGGATCGCAACAATCTCTCCACTTTCCGGCCCGCAGTCCGACATGGGCCTGCAGCTGAAAAACGGCGCTCAACTGGCTGTCAACGAATACAAGGCGCAGTTCACAAAGCTCGGCTTCAACCTGCAACTCGTGGCTTACGACGATCAGGCAGACCCGGCCACAGGTACCGCCGCAGCGCGCAAGATCGTCTCAGACAAGAGCGTTCTGGCCGTCGTGGGGACGCTCAACAGTGGCGTAGCGATTCCAGTCAGCAGCGTGCTGGCAAGCAGCCATGTAGCGATGGTGTCACCCCTGAATACGGCGAACGAGGTCACCGACCGGGGACTCAAAAACGTCAACCGCATTGTGGCGCGGGTTGATGCGCAGGGCCCAGCCGCCGCCAGTTTCATGATAAAGAATTTTAAGGTCAAGAAAGTTTATGTGCTCAACGACAAGACCACCTTCGGTGAGGGATTGGCAGACGAGGTAGCCAAGGCACTGAAGGCTGGAGGTGTGCAGGTCCTCGCCAACGAGGGCACCGAGGAGAAGAGTGATTTCTCCAGCATAGTGGCCAAGATCAAGCTCCAACGCCCCGACGCGATCTACTTCGGAGGCATGTACAGCCAGGCCGGTGTGTTTGCGAGGCAGCTGCGCGAGGTGGGCATGACGACACCGATTGTAGGGGGAGACGGCTTCGACAGCACCGAGTTGCTGACCATCGCGGGACCAGGCGCGGAGAGAATCTACTTCACCACCATCGCCGCTCCGCCCGCGATGCTGCCCGCTGCGATGAAGCTCGCCGCCCAGTATCAAAAAGCCTTTGGCCGACCGCTGCAGGGCTTCGGAATCTTCTCGTATGACGCGACCAAAGTGGCCCTCCAGGGGCTCCTTTCCGCTATCAGAAGCCAGAAAAACAAACTGCCGAGCCGGGAGCAGGTTGAGCAGGCCATGCGAAACGTGAAAGTGACCGGACTTATTTCCGGCAGTGTCAGCTTTAACAGTATCGGGGACCGAAAAGAAGTCAAACTGTACATCCTGCAAGTAAAAAATAAAACCTTCGAGCTGGAAACGACCATCAATGTCGTGTCAGGGCGGCCGTAA